The genomic stretch atatataatttctttttttgtagcCAAAATTTGCACAATGTGTTTTCAAGGTTCAAGGTAGGTTCACtatatctttaaaatattttatgttaataCAATATATAATGtttcccttttgaaaaaaattgctaaaactAATATTATGCTATTTTTTTAATAGCGTCAAAAAGTTGCTGTCATGACACAAGTAACATGGAATGTAAAAAAGCTTGTATGCATGTAAGTGCTTCCATCTCATTTGGTTAAAACATTGTGCGGAACTTCGAATTTGTCAAGGGGCTATTTCTTTCGCACACAAGAATCGGTTCTGAATGCTCCTGAATGCCAAACATTACCATTTCTTTGGTGATTTGTGGCATTCAGAATCGAATCTGGATGAACTCCTTTAGGAGCAGCTCACTTGGAGCATTCAGAACTAGTAATTTGGCTTACTATGGTCAAAGCCTTCTTGCTCCAAAAACCCATTTCTTTGGCACACatttttttaccagtgaaactcTTGCCATACAACCATAAATACTTTacataagttaaaaaaacacgGAAGACAGAACTTAATTATGtggaaaaataacattttccacTTCACTGAAGGCTAAAAGCCCTAGCACTTGCACTTTTATaacagccatatttgtttacaaaatgagCCGTGGTTTTTTAATTGTTCAGAAATTGTGCAAAAATATAAGCTATGAAGGTATGAAAGAAAAAAGCccttctattttttttagtattttaaaaACACTGGCTCAGATCCAGtgttaaaaagaaaatctgAAGTTAAACGAACATGTGGAGAGAAGTCAAAACAATTTCAGTGCATCGTCAATCAGTCTGGTATGTTTTCATTGTTCttgtttgtttattcttttgtcAACAGCTTTATTTCAACTGGAATTATCATAATGTTTTTTCCTTTAGATTATGGATCTGTTATCCGAGGTATTTTTTATAACTTATTGATAATAACAAAATATTgctataaattaaaataaaaccatTGGTTGTGATTATTTTAAGTCAAAAAACTAAGTTCTGATATTTCTTAGATCTTACTCAATGTTGTAGCAAAGGAAAAAGTAGAAATTGTGAACAGACCTGCAGAAAGGTACACATGTTAATGTTTGTAAAAACTTCAgacttttacattttatattttatgcaaGTTCTCACCATTATTTTCTCTCTTTAGACCTTGCGGAACTCAGTAAATTTTGGTGTTATGTTTAACGGTTTAGAAGAACCATGTGGTTCTTTTGATTTGAAGGTATTATATTCCCTGCAAAGCTGGAATTGGGATTAGTTTCTGTTGACCTTTTGTTTCCATTTCTCTATTCATGGATGTTGAAAGTTTGTATAAGTTTTCACTAACCTGATTGGTTATTTAACAGTATATGAGAAGAGGCAACTATCACGCATTCATGCAACTTTCTTTTGACTCTATTTGACATCCAGCATTCTGTCTCTCTGGTAAcctattttaactttatttattctaaaattatttatagGATGCAATGTATAAATGTTTTATGGATGTTGCGTCCACTAAACCAGCCAGTAAGTTATTTGCACTACTCTAAagtttatttaataacaaaagaGTAAAGTCTCTATTTCAATCTTTCTAAATGGACCATTAAGTTTGTTTAACAGAGAAATTGTTCAGGAATAAGAGGTAGACCAGCAagtgaatttaattttttatgagaTAGAGACAAGTTAAGAGAGTTTGCTGAACACATATAGTTCTGAATTTTTACCTGTAGTAGTTTTAATTGCAGGATTCTATAAGTGCTATATATATAGTGTAAGTGAATAAGAATAGGTCTtgtttaaaaacacaattttgatGTCATACTATCAATGTTATAGgagaaacaacaaaagaagTAATTGATACTGGTTATACGAGCAGAACATCACAAGGTAACTGGATAACACATTGGTTCAAAATAGATCTTCTCAAAATTCGAAAATCTGCCTTCTTATTATACCGATAACTTTctataatattgtttttttagtgAGTACGTCATTTAAAGCTCAATGCTGTGCAAGAGCAAAGTCGCAACAGTGTCACTACTGGTGTTTAGAAGTGAGTTGCAACTAATGCACATAACATGTAACACTTTGTTATTAGATTTCATTATTTACATTATTATGTatatgctttttatttttttagactaTATCAAGTACAAACTTGATGGGAATGTGGGACAATTATCTGTCTTGTATTCAAGATCCTAAAGaggtaaacaaaaatatttaaacaaaagaattttaaagcccttcatattaattttcacaatttctaaatttacattaaaaaaattcttcagaaaattaaaatattacatacacacaaaaaatattacagGGTTTCTTTTGCAAAGATTGTTTTAATGCTCTATTATTCATTTACACCTCCCTTTCTTATCTTCACGATTTCACAGGAATAAACCTTTGAAGAGGATGTACTTTTAAAAGATTgtacagaaaacaaaaaagaaagatcTTAAAACAGTAGAACCTTAACACTTCTTCATTTATTTTATGTCTTAGGTGGAGTTATCAACATGCATGTCTGACAGTAAGTATAGGATTATATAATTCTCACTTTAAATCCAGTGTTTTCCTTATTATGACATATAGATAAACtattatttgtttttagtaTTAGAGCCTTGTCAAATTGATGGAAAGACAGAAATGAAATTTTGTACTAACTTTAATAACAGGTATGTAGCAGTTCATTTGATGTTTCTGAAACGACTCATTACTCTGACTCATTACTTGTAACATGTTAAATTTTTAGGCCTTTTGAGTTGTTTCGACGCAATGACCAGTATGGAGACAGTGCTGCACAAAAGTTACACAAATTCTGGTCTGATGGTGTGGTTAAAGTCCTGCATTACAACTTGGTCTTCAAAAACATTAGCACATGTGAACCGGAAAAATTTAAGGTGAGGAGATGGACTACATTTTTGAAGCCAAAATCTTcttcatatttaaaaataaatttttttttgcaggcaTTGGCTTGTCTTATTGCTGTGAAGCCATGTAGTCATCACATACCACAAAAACAAGTTTGCAGGTACAACTATCAGGAAATAAAATATTGTGTGCAATGTGTTATGATTGACAATGCCCTACTACTTAAATGGCTGTTATTCTTTTGTAGGTCTGATTGTGAATTTTTGTTGGATAAATGTTTGGATATGAAAGCGACCAGCATTGGTGTTTTAATCAGTAAAGTTTGTGCTGCAATTTTACCAAATGCTAACCAAACAGAATGTTTATCAGTTGGTGATTATATTACAAAACCACCAGAAGTCGCAAAAACAACAAGAGGACAAGGTCagttacttttaattttcgatggatTGTTAAGAAGTCTGTTAAGTTCTGTTCATTGATCTTTAAAGTATTCTTTCTCAGTGACACTTCCCTGCAAAAATAGTCCCTGCAAGAGTGATGAAGTTTGCATGGTCAGTAATGCATGTGATAAAAGATTTGATCCAACATGTGAAGACTACATTTGCGTTAAAGGTAGTTTATATTTCggctaatgtttttttttttttggtaaaatgtAAACAGGTCTTCAGTTCAAACATGGCAATTTTAAACTTTGTCTAAGTTGTGTGTTATTGTTGAACTGTGGACATCAATTGATCATCATAAATAGTGGAGCACAAAGCATATTCGAAGTaaacagttttgttttgtttttttaggttGTCCTGTCAGTAGAAAAAACAAGTTGATCATACCCATTGGTCAATTCGCGAAGGTATGTTAACTGTGTATGGTCAAGTTCAAGGATTATTTTAGACATGGGCGAAGGTAaatttttgacgttgtgatATTTACCATTTAGTTAAATGTTGACGAGGAGGGAAAAGACTGTTATCAAGTCTGTGAATGCAAAATCGAGCTTTCATCTGAATACCCTCACACTTATTTTGGAGATTGTCGTCAGTTCAGCtgtaacacaaaacaaaattgcactttaaagtccaaaattttttgtaagtccaaaaaattttcatatatacaaataaaacacCTGTTTTTTAATTCACCGTGCTTATATgtgcatttatattttttagatgaTGAAGATGTAATCTCTGATGATTGCAACACTTGCATATGTAATGACGGAGAAGTTGTGTGttctcaaaaaaattgtaaaagtgcAGTGATGGAAAGTAGAATTGGTAAACTTACTTTCTTGTGTATGTTTCAACAACTGGAgtgtttagttttttttcatgttcttatcgttttatttttgtttagagTTACCTTGCAATTGCACTGATGTCTACAATCCAATATGTGGATTAAATGGAATGACATATCCCAACTCTTGTTTAGCGAAGTAAATATTGATTTTATTTCAATTGTTTATATCTATACAACTGAAACCAATACCAATACACATTTTCTGATTTTAATTAGAAATTTTTCCAATTTGAATCAACTCTGATTTTAGATGTGCTCTCATGGACACAGAAAGTTTGGATGTTGGTGATTGCCAAGCAGTCGATCCATGTGATCCTCAACCTTGTACACATGGTCTGACATGTACACCAAAGAAGCAAGTGTGTTTGTCTCCTTCTTCACACTGTCCACAGTATACTTGCTCCTTGGAAGCTGTGCGGAGATATCATCTTCCATCTCCAACATGCAAAAAAATCGTAAGAACATTGTTATGGTTAAAGAGTATTCAAAAAACCTGTGGGATCGGTTTTAAATGTTGTCTTCTCGCAATTctatgatttttttcttaaattcaaAAGGcgaatatatttttatgcaaatgctttttaaaggaaaaaaaacgATCCTACATTTGTTTACGTCAACATTTGAGCCACACCCCAAAAACAACCTGAAGCATAAGTAAcaatttattattgttattttatgttCACTTGTGCAGGAATCTTTGGTTTGCGGTTTTGACGCAgtaacatacaaaaacaaatgtCATGCAGAGAAGGCAGCCACAGGTGTTGATTATGATGGTCCATGTTTATCCAAAGAATATTCAAATTTAGCAGGTAagtggttgttgtttttttcactcgcattttttgttgattataaaattttaactcATATGAAAATCTTATTTTATAGAACGATCTAATCGTTGTGAAAAGATTAAATGTCCGAAAATGATAGACACTAAGTGTAAACTTATTGTTCCCCCAGGAGCTTGCTGTCCTATATGTGGTAAGTGGTCGAGGTGACTACGTAGATAAAAAACGTCATTAATTGCTCGAGTAAATTCTGTAACTTTTTTATAGGTTTTGTAATTCGAATGTTATACAGTCAAAAAGACTTGATTCGTCACCAAAATTATATCAGTTATGAACCAATCACTGTCGTCGATGTCGTCAAGATGATGCGGCAGTTGCTAAGGGTGGTATGTGCAACTTGCTTCATATTTTCTGAGACTGActtctgttaattttttttattatggtaTCTTTCAAAGCCTTTTGATATCAAAATCGCATTTTTGTAACGTTcgtaagtatttttttcttttagtctGAATGCAACTTGTTCGGCCATCTTACAGTCGATGGTGACTTTATGTTATTATTAAAAGTATCAACACGTCAACCAACACGCGGTCAAATACACGCTTGTCATACAGAAGCTGAGcgtttaaataaatacataaacagTAAAAGTCCTGTCGTGGCTACGAACTATTACCTTTCAGTTCTGAAAGCTTCGACATTGCAAAGTGGTCAACAGAATGCACTCGCAGAACGGTCGACATCTTCGAGTGAAGCCCTGCGTAAATGTTTCTGTTCATGGACCTTTCTCTTTCTAAGTAGCTTTGCCAGTGTCTTTCTGCTCACCTagcaatatttttggtgaaatttGCATTTTGTAGTTTTGTTATTCtgcatttaaaaagaaaactgtaTAGAAAAACACTAGATTATCCGCTATGGCGAAGTGTGTCCTTTTATTTGGCAGaacattttttctttagaaaaaagaCATGCTCTCCTCCCGTTGCTCTATTTTGTGAGGGTAACATTGGAGATTTCATTGTATATATCGCTTTGATAATTTATTACAGTATatttgtatataaattttatctagaaatgtaaatatgtattttcaacaatatttctatgtttttctttggtaaaaaatatatattaatactgaaatatttgtacACATTTATTTTTGGATTTAAACCCGTGACGGTATTAACTTGAGATTACCGCGGGATAACCGCGCATGCCCAGTTCACCAACACAATGAAAGAGTAacaatatattgtcacgtttttgtTGAAACTGTATCAGTATTAGTATAATCAGATCAGCTAAAGGAATAAATTTTTTCCTAACAAAAAATTGCGGGACTTGTTTTTGCGACTTTGGCCTAAATTggcttaaagggaacccaaggtataaaattaTGTTGAGCTTATgatatagagcttaaaaagttgcaaACAAATggagtaattttagacctatgTTAAATATAAATGTGAATTGTTTgacttaaatttttttgccaaaaagaCACTTGGCCtcctaatttttttctaatgacTCAATAACTCGGGAACTGCAATTTGGTTTGCAATAAATTTTCTGGGTAAGTTTGTATATGCCTTATATgcttactcacaaaatttgatagCAAGCCGAcgtgcagatcccaagttatggggtcgtcagcaaaacattttatgttaatcaattcacctttataatatctatgcattgataaagtttgaatgcacatctcttaacaggtctaaaattactgatgacagaaaatgtcaaaatttgcaattacttaaatatgatatcataatttatgcagcataattaaatctgaatttCTTTAATGTTAACATCTTGAGAACACAATgagctttttaaaatttgtgaaaagacttaaccaactttttaagctctataacaTAAGGCAAACATCATAATACCTTCGGTTCCTTGTGAAtcccaaaaagtttttaaaaatcgatcATCTGCGAAAAATTTTCTTGTATCCATAATAACTGCAAAATTTACgtgttttttgtacttttattttatttacctcCTACAGACCTGGAAATATAAAGCAGACTGGTCACCTTTCAGAAATTTCCCAGGAAATTTCAAAACGCCAGAAGGAAATATtcgcaatttttttaatgtcagGGAAATCGCATCCTTAGTTTTAAACAGGACTAAGTATTTATTTTGAGAAAAGGTAGAAactttcacgaagcgaattgtaAATGGCGATTTAGCTAATCTACGGGCGAACTTGAAATACTCTTCGGtactaaaaacaaagaaaaaacattcaagaAGTGCACAGTGCTAAGCATACTGACCCTTCGCATATGTACATATatgtattttaaatgaaatagtGATAAAgtaaattgacattttttaaagaactttGGTAAACTTTGACGCGAAACAGTCATgttgaataacattttttttttcaagtcaTCAAACAGATTCGTAAAAATAACACTCCGACCAATTaccttataattaaaaaaagtttgtacCTACTTTCCTCACCTTCTTTCTGGATATATTAcgcgatttttttttgtaaatttttctcTAAGTTTACACGTTTTGCCCATCTTTTAGATAGATCACCCGACATTTCGAAAAATTATGACAATCATTGAAGTCCCAATTTCATTTTAGTTTAATCTTCATACTACAATTTTGCAACCCAAAGAAcagttatttttttgaaactctAAATTTTCAGTTTcagataattttatttctttcctgTCAATATTAAAGTTTCTGTACTGAAAAGACGTATAGGAAAGTTTTTCGACTCTCACTCGCTGGAATTCGTTTCTGAACGCGACATTCGGTCGCACGCGTCCCGTCTTAGgtcaaaaaattttattgttggtGTTTTTTCAGTCAATCTCTATAATAGTGCCtttcatgtttatttttgttacaaTAAGATGAACTGGGTGAAGAACTGACAGATATCTTTCcacttctttctttctttttattactTTCTCCCTTTTGTTTTAGTTAATGTAACGAGTGTTATCGTGGTGTTCTTTTTTGTCTTATTCGATATTTAAATAAGACCGCAAAAACTCCTCTTCATCTCCAGGTTCTATGTACGTGTCCTCTGCTATTTTTTGTATCTTTTCACGAGGAGGAgattaacatttaaaaggtgaaATGGAGCGAAAAAGACCGCTAGGAAATCGGAAAATACGCATCATTGCATGGCCCAGCTGCTACCGTAAGGAAATTCAAGCAACTTTGTACTGCCCTCAATAAAAACACAACTCGGACATTCCAAAGAAAAGCTGGgactaatcaaaaataaaaggaGTAACACCAGAGAAATTCATCCCAAAATACAGTAACAAAACTGGCCAAACATTGCTGCTAGGTGATCTTGACTTGATGGTCCAGAAGTTCCTTTTATTAGCAAGCGACCGAGAAGCAGTAATCACTAAGTCCAGTGCTGTTTCTGCCGCAAAAGCCGTTATTAAAAAGTATCCAAATCTTGTTAGCAACATCGATCTTAATTATTCCCAACCGGCTAAAAGTTTATTTGCTGGGATGGATTTTGTTAAACAAAGGTCACCTCGGAAAAGCAGACCAATCGAAAAAGGAGGTCGAATATCAATTCCATTATGACATTGCTTCGAAGGTTGAACGTTAAGCTTCCTAGTTATCAACTTTATCAAACATCTCGGATGTTTTTTATGCAAAGCAAACAATGGCACACAAAGGGTGTTCGAATGTCATTATCGCAAATGTTAAAAGTAACATTACAGCATTATTTGCTATAAGCCTGCCAGGTGAATTCTTAAACAAACAAGTTTCCCTCGATTGAAATTTCCTGACTCTTTCCTGCCCAGCGTTAATGAGAGGCATTATTTAAATACGAAAGAATCACTTAAACTCTTCAACGAGATTGTCGCCCATACATCAAATCATAGCGATCGTTAAGTAGCCTGTCTACAGATCAGTACCCATTGGTCATAAGGATGTGTTACGGATCAGATGACCAGTGATGTACTAGATCTTCTAAAAGGATAATAAATCTTACTCACGAATGTTTCACTCAATATGACAAAGTTTTACCAACCGTTAGACTATGGCTATGCAAAGTGATTTATGACTCGAAAGTTTAATGATTGGTACACTGAGCAAACCAGTTCGCAATTGGCTAAAGGTACCTCTGCAGATGAATTAGACATAGAGATACGCTTGTCTTTAATAAACTGCTACATGCAGAAGGGTGTACAGTAAACTTATATATTCATATGACATCGACAGAAGCGAAAAATATCACCGACAGTGGAAAAGGCCAAAAAACGTGAAACCGCGAAACTTTTTGACCTCTAAATATTGAACAAAAAGTATTCATTTCGAAAATATGTATTTCAATAACCTAAAAATTtcactgtaaaaattttgtttttcccaCGTCTCCTCCGCCATATCGAATTGATTTTGGTTTAATCTTATTTCGAATTTGATCCGATTTTGACGTCATTACGTGGTTTAGAGAGTCTACGAGTCTCCTATCATATTCGATGGAAAGTAGGTCGTTTAAACGTGGTTGTTTTATCTTAGTGCTTGTAAATGTTAAGCAGACAAAAATAGATATTTTCCTTAAATACTAATGTTGTTGAGTGTTTTGAAATTAAGTTGTTTTCAAgggggaggtaagctttaacatTTGGATTTAGGTGTGCACACACGACGCAAACTGTCGCATACGTCAAATTGTACCTTGTATCCGACCTTTAGTAATGCTAGAAGGGTGTGGCAAGGTAACATGACTATTCGCTCCATGcattcaaaaatactttcactTCAACACATATAGCTACAATATTCAATCAATACATTATAtacatttaaattaaaatctataaaatctataaaatttattaaaataaaaaatcaatccCTATCCATGCGGGAGCATTTATCGCCTTTTCGTCAGACTTCATCACCTAAAATCGGCTTGTCGACGAATTCAACGAAAATATCTTCTGTATTAGATGGTGTGTGCTCAAATTCAACTATTAACAAAACATTTTCTGCGTGACTTCGAAGAGCGGTACCTGGAACATACAATGTTTTCTGCGGACCAAGGGGTGTCCAATACCGACCAAGATTAAAACCATTTAACGCCACAAATccctataataaaaacaaaccctTTAGcctaataaaaaaagattaatcgacaaaaacaacaacttccAATACAAGCTACACTTCCGCCACGAGTTACACTTCCGCCACGAGTTATACTTCCATCACAAGCTACACTTCCATCACAAGCTACACTTCCGCCACGAGTTACACTTTCTTTATAAACTACACTACAAGCAACACTTTCACGGCAGCACATGGCATAAAAAATTACCAATGTTGTTTGTTGACAACGACAGATTCGAGAGGTGTGCATAAAAGAAAACATAGTTTgcgtaaacaaaaattaaattaactaAATCGGGGTGGCCACAATTTTAGGATATTTAGAAGTAATTTGAGAGGCAAAATCTAGGGGAAAACACTAAAAAACCGTACAAAGAGCATTCCATAATTTaggagattttgaaaaaaatttaggagggaataaaattttgttaaaaatcaaGCCTTCCCCTTTTCCAAAAtgtgataataaaaaattaactaatAAAAAGATAAAGAACTTTAGGAGGAACAATTTAATTACAAGGTCTTCGGAGAGAATTCCTGTTTTTAGGTTATTTAAGAGATTTCCGGTGTGGCCACTCTGTAAATGACATGTGTTTACATTTAACCGCTTTATGCTATTTTGTTAGCCAGCTAAAGTTATGTTCCTGGACTGAGCATCACAAATCTCATGAATCCTAGTTATTCTTAGCAAACACGTAATCAGATTTTAAGGAAGATAAACACTCTACCTTAGTCCACTGGTCCAGCTTCAAAAATGTATCTTTTGCTTCTCCAATGGTAAATGTAACCATAGAAACAGAAGGGGCATACGTGTTCTGACAGGGACGATTTAGCAAAGATTTGGTGAAATGAGTGTAAAAGTTATCTGGTGTTATCGGAACCATTTGCCAGTTCTTTAACACCACACTATTCAATGTTACGTTACCTAGCAGCCCCtgaaaagtaaaataatgaaataagtACTTTGATTGTTTATTGATTCATTGATACTTTATTATTCAAATTCTGCGCAATAAGGCGggagaaagttttaaaaccaTCATAGAAAAGCGCAAGTCTTCTAAATGGTAATTCCTACACGCGCACGATTGTTACTTTTTTAAGGAGCGCAGCAGCAGAGTTTGTTTACGGTTTGGTGCTGGTAGTTTAAGCTGTCGTTGAAATCTTGCAGCTTTGTTAACCTTTTAAGTAAAGTTGTTTCATGTTATGAAATATCGTGTATCCCGAAGTTTTCCATTAACAACACTTTTCTATTAACAACACAAAATTTGACAAGTCTGTTACTCAggtttttgtattttacaggcTGTTGCTTACTTGCTGCTTGTTGACTACAAATTTGGAAAGACCGAATTTACGTGTTGGCTTGCTCAGTTAGGCTGGTGCGTCAAtagaaattaaactttttaaattaagtttGTCGTCGTACAAAACTTTTGAGTTTTAGAACAAAGAAATTCTCGAACAATGATTTTAGAAACcatgttctttattttttttctattacttAAATCACCTCAGACTGGTTGTTGCTTATAATTGCTTCGTTTTCTATACAATTTTCGTATACAGTTTAGTCCCGTTATCTAGAAATTTCAATGGACCGGACAAAAGTTTGAGATAGGACGATTTTTGAGATAGCGTAACTTCGAGACAAGGAGTGTGCACCGGGAGAAAATTCGAGATAGCGAGgtattattcttttttgacgAGTTGCGgtaaaacttataaaaaagaatgtgAAAAATGCAATCCTGCCTTCGAAAGATTAAAACCACTCAAAAAACATTCGAAAGATTAAAACCACTCAAAAAACATTCGAAAGATTAAAACCACTCAAAAAACATTCGAATGATTAAAACCACTCAAAAAACATTCGAAAGAttaaaaacacttaaaaaacaTCCGAAAGATTAAAACCACTCAAAAAACATTCGAAAGATTAAAACCACTCAAAAAACATTCGAAAGATTAAAACCACTCAAAAAACATTCGAAAGATTAAAAACACTCAAAAAACATTCGAAAGATTAAAAACACTCAAAAAACATTCGAAAGATTAAAAACACTCAAAaaagcatataaaaatttaaaaaactaaaatagcGTTCAAACACACAAATAAAAACAGGTTCCTATGAGcgacattttctaaaaaagttcgagataacaaCTGTAATTTGTTGCTAGGGATCAAACATTAGTTTGAGATAGCGAAACAACTTCTAGTTAGCAAGGCTGTAAATTCTAACAGGAGCAAGGTTTTTGTTCGAGATAGTGCGCGAGATAacgagagtcaactgtatttgCAAACTACAGGAACTATTCAGGTAATTAACATCCGTCCACGTTTGATAAGTTACATACCAGCGAGTTTGAAATGTTTGCTCAGTGGAAATTGTTGAAGCCGTAGggcttgttgtttttgttgtttttttacgaGCCATTTACATAGGAGACAGAATTATCTGACATTTTCTTGTCtgttactaaaaaattaaatatacctTAGCCGTATCTCTCATATAAGGTCCGTAATTTACACGCCCCTGATTTTCAACCtataaaacaacacaaaaaatataaccaaaaataaaatattataccaTAATACCTCAAAATAAGCAACTGTCCAATAATCCTATTTGCATATTTTCAATCAAAAGCCAAAAAAAggagacattttttttttagtttccttaaataattatttttttgcaaaatggaATTTTAAATAGCCTGTTCCTGAGTCCTccttatttagaaaaaaaaagtccTTCCATGTCCTTCTTTAAGTGCAAAGCTAATACTGCCagaattttttgatttaaaatcttttttacttACAATAATATCCAAAGTAAATCCAGTTGTGATATTTAAACTGTTGTTGAAATTTCGATCCAAAATACCTTGcataatctaaaaaaatattaaccaaAATATCGGAAATAATCATCCACAACCTATCAAGTAAGGACTGTTCACATAAAAGTAAACATTgaagaatgttgttttaaagttattttgctGTTCTTAcgtaattttaattttggaaATCCACGAACTTTACATATGTCAAATATAATGCAATCTATTAAAAAAATACCCTTAATTAAAACCCAGGAATTTTGCAACGATATTAAATTCTgctaaaataaaatcttttatcCAACTGTCAACATTTAAACGagttccaaaaaaatatttttgatcagaaaaatttttgtaattagaaTACACAGTATAATAAACAAATCAGGACTTTTTTTCACAACAGGtaggtcaaattaaaaaaaaaagtcatgttGATT from Hydractinia symbiolongicarpus strain clone_291-10 chromosome 12, HSymV2.1, whole genome shotgun sequence encodes the following:
- the LOC130621562 gene encoding reversion-inducing cysteine-rich protein with Kazal motifs-like isoform X2, which translates into the protein MWKLIVLLVLNISSLTHGLQPTSICCLQARSSECSKNCRKLLRRARILPTHKYRLKYRYVSRRLTDVVRTCPRSEVQFWRCLENSDMWKDFRVISKKKQRSHAVCCKEAYHVSCEVQCLTTKNVTQLQNENCDAVREPKFAQCVFKVQASKSCCHDTSNMECKKACMHYFKNTGSDPVLKRKSEVKRTCGEKSKQFQCIVNQSDYGSVIRDLTQCCSKGKSRNCEQTCRKTLRNSVNFGVMFNGLEEPCGSFDLKDAMYKCFMDVASTKPARETTKEVIDTGYTSRTSQVSTSFKAQCCARAKSQQCHYWCLETISSTNLMGMWDNYLSCIQDPKEVELSTCMSDILEPCQIDGKTEMKFCTNFNNRPFELFRRNDQYGDSAAQKLHKFWSDGVVKVLHYNLVFKNISTCEPEKFKALACLIAVKPCSHHIPQKQVCRSDCEFLLDKCLDMKATSIGVLISKVCAAILPNANQTECLSVGDYITKPPEVAKTTRGQVTLPCKNSPCKSDEVCMVSNACDKRFDPTCEDYICVKGCPVSRKNKLIIPIGQFAKLNVDEEGKDCYQVCECKIELSSEYPHTYFGDCRQFSCNTKQNCTLKSKIFYDEDVISDDCNTCICNDGEVVCSQKNCKSAVMESRIELPCNCTDVYNPICGLNGMTYPNSCLAKCALMDTESLDVGDCQAVDPCDPQPCTHGLTCTPKKQVCLSPSSHCPQYTCSLEAVRRYHLPSPTCKKIESLVCGFDAVTYKNKCHAEKAATGVDYDGPCLSKEYSNLAERSNRCEKIKCPKMIDTKCKLIVPPGACCPICGFVIRMLYSQKDLIRHQNYISYEPITVVDVVKMMRQLLRVSECNLFGHLTVDGDFMLLLKVSTRQPTRGQIHACHTEAERLNKYINSKSPVVATNYYLSVLKASTLQSGQQNALAERSTSSSEALRKCFCSWTFLFLSSFASVFLLT